The Coffea arabica cultivar ET-39 chromosome 8e, Coffea Arabica ET-39 HiFi, whole genome shotgun sequence genome window below encodes:
- the LOC113704991 gene encoding expansin-A18-like, with the protein MYKFYCNNWRDCPRCIHLFPFPSVLSFWMSIHSRIPAVFRPSPWQLAHATFYGDDSGSGTMGGACGYGNLLSNGYGTDTAALSSVLFNNGYACGQCFQIRCVQSPFCFKGSPITTVTATNLCPPNWSLDSNNGGWCNPPRTHFDMSKPAFMKIAQWKAGIVPVMYRRVPCAGKGGLRFNFQGNGYWLLVYVMNVGGGGDIASLSVKGSKTGWISMSHNWGASYQAFATLSRQALSFRVTSYTSKQTVLAYDVAPSNWNVGMTYEANVNFH; encoded by the exons ATGTATAAGTTTTATTGCAACAACTGGAGGGATTGTCCCCGTTGTATTCATTTATTTCCGTTCCCTTCAGTTCTTTCTTTCTGGATGTCAATTCATTCGAGGAT TCCAGCAGTATTCCGGCCTTCCCCATGGCAACTTGCTCATGCCACATTTTATGGAGATGATTCTGGCTCTGGAACAATGG GTGGGGCTTGTGGATATGGAAATCTGCTCAGCAATGGTTATGGAACAGATACAGCAGCCCTGAGCTCAGTACTATTTAACAATGGATATGCATGCGGCCAATGTTTCCAAATACGCTGCGTTCAATCACCATTTTGCTTTAAAGGGTCCCCAATTACCACCGTGACTGCCACAAATCTTTGCCCCCCTAACTGGTCCCTAGACTCCAACAATGGAGGCTGGTGCAACCCGCCTCGCACCCACTTTGACATGTCCAAGCCTGCATTTATGAAAATTGCCCAATGGAAGGCCGGAATAGTACCCGTCATGTACCGCAG AGTACCATGTGCGGGGAAAGGCGGACTTCGATTCAATTTCCAAGGAAATGGCTACTGGTTGTTGGTGTATGTGATGAACGTCGGCGGAGGTGGCGACATCGCCAGCTTGTCGGTGAAGGGAAGCAAAACAGGGTGGATAAGCATGAGCCATAACTGGGGAGCTTCGTACCAGGCTTTCGCAACTCTATCACGACAGGCTCTTTCTTTCAGAGTAACTTCGTACACTTCCAAGCAGACTGTCTTAGCATACGATGTTgctccttcaaattggaacgtAGGAATGACTTATGAGGCCAATGTCAACTTCCACTGA
- the LOC113704230 gene encoding PGR5-like protein 1A, chloroplastic, producing the protein MATKLAFTITIPRFYSAPFRKPFSCVPSSPSSPFLHSCSSSASRYQQPFNLNGGRRQLVLSPKTTTDQPGPVQEDEVVDGKILQYCSIDKKEKKSLGEMEQDFLQALQAFYYEGKAIMSNEEFDNLKEELMWEGSSVVMLSSDEQRFLEASMAYVSGDPIMSDEEYDKLKMKLKIDGSEIVVEGPRCSLRSRKVYSDLSVDYLKMFLLNVPAAVVALALFFFLDDLTGFEITYLLELPEPFSFIFTWFAAIPVILWLSSTLTKVIVKDFLILKGQCPNCGTENTSFFGTILSISSGGSNNTVQCSNCETVMIYDSETRLITLPEA; encoded by the exons ATGGCCACCAAACTTGCCTTTACTATAACAATTCCTCGTTTTTACTCTGCCCCTTTCAGAAAACCATTTAGCTGTGTCCCCTCTTCACCTTCTTCTCCTTTTCTGCACTCTTGTTCATCCTCTGCTTCAAGGTATCAACAGCCCTTTAATTTAAATGGGGGAAGAAGGCAGCTGGTTCTGTCTCCAAAGACCACTACTGATCAGCCAG GTCCCGTCCAAGAGGATGAAGTAGTTGATGGTAAGATCCTGCAGTATTGTAGCATagataagaaagaaaagaagtccCTGGGGGAGATGGAGCAAGATTTTTTGCAAGCACTACAA GCATTCTATTATGAGGGGAAAGCCATAATGTCAAATGAGGAATTTGATAACCTCAAGGAAGAACTAATGTGGGAAGGAAGCAGTGTTGTCATGCTAA GTTCTGATGAGCAAAGGTTTTTGGAAGCTTCGATGGCTTATGTATCTGGGGATCCAATAATGTCAGACGAAGAGTATGATAAGCTGAAGATGAAACTTAAG ATCGATGGGAGTGAGATTGTGGTTGAGGGTCCACGATGCAGCCTTCGCAGTCGAAAG GTTTACAGTGATCTTTCTGTTGATTATCTCAAGATGTTCCTTTTGAATGTACCAGCGGCTGTTGTTGCACTGGCACT GTTCTTCTTCCTTGATGATTTGACTGGATTTGAAATAACTTACCTTTTGGAG CTTCCAGAACCCTTCAGTTTTATTTTCACGTGGTTTGCTGCTATACCTGTTATATTATGGTTATCGTCTACACTTACAAAGGTCATCGTGAAGGATTTTTTGATCCTAAAG ggccaatgCCCCAACTGTGGCACCGAGAATACTTCCTTTTTTGGAACCATACTTTCTATATCCAGTGGTGGATCTAACAACACTGTACAATGCTCAAA TTGTGAGACAGTGATGATATACGATTCAGAAACAAGATTGATTACATTGCCTGAAGCCTGA
- the LOC113704222 gene encoding transcription factor bHLH118 isoform X1, translated as MFSMEHDELFHFLSIPPQQQIPQDTPLMARAPNPNSCKPKSCTKKRKSSVAFGDNNVLDNESPVEHKKRIIHRDVERQRRQEMAALYQSLRSLVPDEYLQGKRSISDHMHGTVKYVRHMKRKVDELISKRDELQELTKPGCSFSILTEFTVSLNKTSVRVQSSTTGMQIILKTTLRGGLPLSKFLSVLNGEGLSVISCVSTNANEGQLHVMESEVDQGRSFDQTKLQKRLKELLYNL; from the exons ATGTTTTCAATGGAACACGATGAACTATTCCACTTCCTCTCTATTCCTCCCCAGCAGCAGATCCCACAGGATACACCCCTAATGGCTCGGGCGCCTAATCCAAACTCGTGTAAGCCAAAATCTTGCACGAAGAAAAGGAAGTCATCGGTTGCTTTTGGTGACAATAATGTTCTTGACAATGAGAGTCCAGTAGAGCACAAAAAGCGGATTATACACCGAGATGTTGAAAGACAAAGAAGACAAGAAATGGCTGCTCTTTATCAATCTCTCCGATCACTGGTCCCTGATGAGTATCTCCAG GGAAAGAGATCGATATCTGATCACATGCATGGGACAGTTAAATATGTAAGACATATGAAAAGAAAGGTAGATGAGCTGATAAGTAAGAGAGACGAACTCCAAGAACTCACGAAACCTGGCTGCAGTTTCAGTATTTTAACAGAATTTACAGTTAGTCTCAACAAGACTAGTGTAAGAGTGCAAAGTAGCACTACAGGGATGCAGATAATTTTGAAGACTACTTTAAGAGGAGGGCTGCCTCTATCAAAATTTCTCAGCGTTCTTAATGGAGAAGGCTTATCAGTTATAAGTTGCGTTTCCACCAACGCCAATGAAGGACAACTTCATGTTATGGAATCCGAG GTGGATCAGGGGAGGAGCTTTGATCAAACTAAGCTGCAGAAGAGATTGAAGGAATTGCTATACAACCTATAA
- the LOC113704222 gene encoding transcription factor bHLH118 isoform X2, translating to MFSMEHDELFHFLSIPPQQQIPQDTPLMARAPNPNSCKPKSCTKKRKSSVAFGDNNVLDNESPVEHKKRIIHRDVERQRRQEMAALYQSLRSLVPDEYLQGKRSISDHMHGTVKYVRHMKRKVDELISKRDELQELTKPGCSFSILTEFTVSLNKTSVRVQSSTTGMQIILKTTLRGGLPLSKFLSVLNGEGLSVISCVSTNANEGQLHVMESEELV from the exons ATGTTTTCAATGGAACACGATGAACTATTCCACTTCCTCTCTATTCCTCCCCAGCAGCAGATCCCACAGGATACACCCCTAATGGCTCGGGCGCCTAATCCAAACTCGTGTAAGCCAAAATCTTGCACGAAGAAAAGGAAGTCATCGGTTGCTTTTGGTGACAATAATGTTCTTGACAATGAGAGTCCAGTAGAGCACAAAAAGCGGATTATACACCGAGATGTTGAAAGACAAAGAAGACAAGAAATGGCTGCTCTTTATCAATCTCTCCGATCACTGGTCCCTGATGAGTATCTCCAG GGAAAGAGATCGATATCTGATCACATGCATGGGACAGTTAAATATGTAAGACATATGAAAAGAAAGGTAGATGAGCTGATAAGTAAGAGAGACGAACTCCAAGAACTCACGAAACCTGGCTGCAGTTTCAGTATTTTAACAGAATTTACAGTTAGTCTCAACAAGACTAGTGTAAGAGTGCAAAGTAGCACTACAGGGATGCAGATAATTTTGAAGACTACTTTAAGAGGAGGGCTGCCTCTATCAAAATTTCTCAGCGTTCTTAATGGAGAAGGCTTATCAGTTATAAGTTGCGTTTCCACCAACGCCAATGAAGGACAACTTCATGTTATGGAATCCGAG GAACTCGTATGA
- the LOC113703526 gene encoding uncharacterized protein isoform X2 yields the protein MGSFHTVTLIVFLSLASSTGLQIEAQGIKSARLLDLVIRDYTFQSYDRFFGTGKLHTVSLPANLSGIKVDTVRFRCGSLRRYGAKVSEFHLGTGVTVNPCVERVLIVAQNLGSNWSSIYYDNYELSGYQLISPVLGLLAYNAGDNINFSSPFELGIQAGKDPIKIDFRNTTKLNATTGIIPLCARFERDGKVTLANQASPNVCVSTRQGHFGLVIESPLMPMKKQQYLLR from the exons ATGGGCTCTTTTCATACTGTCACTTTGATAGTATTTCTTTCACTAGCATCTTCAACAGGCTTGCAGATTGAAGCCCAGGGAATAAAATCAGCTCGTCTTCTTGATCTTGTGATCAGAGATTACACTTTCCAATCTTATGATAGATTCTTCGGCACAGGCAAACTACACACTGTAAGTTTGCCAGCAAATCTCTCTGGAATCAAGGTTGACACAGTGAGATTCCGCTGTGGCAGTCTTCGAAGGTATGGTGCAAAAGTTAGCGAATTTCATCTGGGGACAGGTGTAACTGTGAATCCATGTGTAGAGAGGGTATTGATAGTCGCTCAAAATCTTGGATCCAACTGGTCATCCATATATTATGATAACTATGAACTATCAGGATATCAGCTGATTTCACCAGTTCTAGGCCTACTAGCTTACAATGCTGGAGACAACATAAATTTCAGCAGCCCATTTGAGCTCGGCATTCAAGCAGGCAAAGACCCTATTAAGATAGACTTTCGGAACACTACAAAGTTAAACGCTACAACGGGGATCATACCTTTGTGTGCTCGATTTGAACGCGATGGAAAGGTGACGCTAGCCAACCAAGCATCACCAAATGTATGTGTTTCCACAAGACAAGGGCACTTTGGCTTGGTCATCGAGTCACCATTGATGCCAATGAAAAAGCAG CAATATTTGTTAAGGTGA
- the LOC113704221 gene encoding anthocyanin synthase, protein MTTAAVTSRVERLASSGIQLIPKEYVRLQEELTNMGNVFEEEKNNEGPQVPTIDLGDIEAEDEAVRERCRNELKKAAMEWGVMHLVNHGISNELINRVKVAGEAFFNSPVEEKEKYANDQASGNLQGYGSKLANSASGQLEWEDYFFHCAFPEDKRDLSIWPKTPEDYIPAASEYAKQLRGLATKILAVLSVGLGLEEGRLEKEVGGIEELILQMKINYYPKCPQPELALGVEAHTDVSSLTFILHNMVPGLQLFYEDKWITAKCVPNSIIMHIGDTIEILSNGKYKSILHRSLVNKDKVRISWAVFCEPPKEKIILKPLPETVSETEPPRYLPRTFAQHIDHKLFRKTGGAVEKNQSTEDNKSPEDNQPREDGKRS, encoded by the exons ATGACCACTGCTGCGGTGACTTCAAGAGTTGAGAGGTTGGCCAGCAGTGGGATTCAATTAATACCAAAAGAGTATGTGAGGCTTCAAGAAGAGCTGACGAACATGGGTAATGTCTTTGAGGAAGAGAAAAACAACGAAGGGCCTCAGGTGCCAACCATTGATTTGGGGGACATTGAAGCAGAGGACGAAGCTGTTCGTGAGAGATGTCGCAACGAGTTGAAGAAGGCCGCCATGGAGTGGGGAGTAATGCACCTTGTCAACCATGGCATATCAAATGAGCTCATTAATCGAGTCAAGGTTGCTGGAGAGGCCTTCTTCAATTCACCCGTTGAGGAAAAGGAGAAGTATGCCAATGATCAGGCATCAGGCAATCTGCAAGGATACGGCAGCAAACTAGCAAACAGTGCCAGTGGTCAGCTTGAATGGGAGGACTACTTTTTCCATTGTGCTTTCCCCGAGGACAAGCGGGATTTGTCGATTTGGCCCAAGACTCCAGAAGACTATAT CCCTGCAGCGAGTGAGTATGCAAAGCAATTGAGAGGCTTGGCAACCAAGATATTAGCTGTGCTGTCTGTTGGCTTGGGATTAGAAGAAGGCAGGCTAGAAAAGGAAGTTGGTGGTATCGAAGAGTTAATTCTGCAAATGAAGATTAACTACTACCCCAAATGCCCTCAACCGGAGCTAGCATTGGGTGTTGAAGCTCACACTGATGTCAGTTCTCTGACTTTCATCCTTCACAATATGGTGCCTGGCCTGCAATTGTTCTATGAGGACAAGTGGATTACTGCCAAATGTGTCCCCAATTCCATTATCATGCACATTGGGGACACCATTGAGATTCTAAGCAATGGAAAATACAAGAGCATTCTTCATAGAAGCCTTGTGAACAAAGACAAAGTAAGAATCTCTTGGGCAGTTTTCTGTGAACCACCAAAGGAGAAGATCATCCTCAAACCACTGCCTGAGACAGTTTCAGAGACTGAGCCCCCTCGCTACCTGCCTCGAACGTTTGCGCAGCATATTGACCATAAACTGTTCAGGAAAACCGGGGGAGCTGTTGAAAAAAATCAATCCACTGAGGACAATAAATCTCCTGAAGACAATCAACCTCGTGAAGATGGTAAACGTTCGTGA
- the LOC113704222 gene encoding transcription factor bHLH118 isoform X3, with product MARAPNPNSCKPKSCTKKRKSSVAFGDNNVLDNESPVEHKKRIIHRDVERQRRQEMAALYQSLRSLVPDEYLQGKRSISDHMHGTVKYVRHMKRKVDELISKRDELQELTKPGCSFSILTEFTVSLNKTSVRVQSSTTGMQIILKTTLRGGLPLSKFLSVLNGEGLSVISCVSTNANEGQLHVMESEVDQGRSFDQTKLQKRLKELLYNL from the exons ATGGCTCGGGCGCCTAATCCAAACTCGTGTAAGCCAAAATCTTGCACGAAGAAAAGGAAGTCATCGGTTGCTTTTGGTGACAATAATGTTCTTGACAATGAGAGTCCAGTAGAGCACAAAAAGCGGATTATACACCGAGATGTTGAAAGACAAAGAAGACAAGAAATGGCTGCTCTTTATCAATCTCTCCGATCACTGGTCCCTGATGAGTATCTCCAG GGAAAGAGATCGATATCTGATCACATGCATGGGACAGTTAAATATGTAAGACATATGAAAAGAAAGGTAGATGAGCTGATAAGTAAGAGAGACGAACTCCAAGAACTCACGAAACCTGGCTGCAGTTTCAGTATTTTAACAGAATTTACAGTTAGTCTCAACAAGACTAGTGTAAGAGTGCAAAGTAGCACTACAGGGATGCAGATAATTTTGAAGACTACTTTAAGAGGAGGGCTGCCTCTATCAAAATTTCTCAGCGTTCTTAATGGAGAAGGCTTATCAGTTATAAGTTGCGTTTCCACCAACGCCAATGAAGGACAACTTCATGTTATGGAATCCGAG GTGGATCAGGGGAGGAGCTTTGATCAAACTAAGCTGCAGAAGAGATTGAAGGAATTGCTATACAACCTATAA
- the LOC113703526 gene encoding uncharacterized protein isoform X1, with product MGSFHTVTLIVFLSLASSTGLQIEAQGIKSARLLDLVIRDYTFQSYDRFFGTGKLHTVSLPANLSGIKVDTVRFRCGSLRRYGAKVSEFHLGTGVTVNPCVERVLIVAQNLGSNWSSIYYDNYELSGYQLISPVLGLLAYNAGDNINFSSPFELGIQAGKDPIKIDFRNTTKLNATTGIIPLCARFERDGKVTLANQASPNVCVSTRQGHFGLVIESPLMPMKKQVKKKARMEELERRAYEEEALQVSMVGHVRAPTASVTRTVPIIEHEYTPPPH from the exons ATGGGCTCTTTTCATACTGTCACTTTGATAGTATTTCTTTCACTAGCATCTTCAACAGGCTTGCAGATTGAAGCCCAGGGAATAAAATCAGCTCGTCTTCTTGATCTTGTGATCAGAGATTACACTTTCCAATCTTATGATAGATTCTTCGGCACAGGCAAACTACACACTGTAAGTTTGCCAGCAAATCTCTCTGGAATCAAGGTTGACACAGTGAGATTCCGCTGTGGCAGTCTTCGAAGGTATGGTGCAAAAGTTAGCGAATTTCATCTGGGGACAGGTGTAACTGTGAATCCATGTGTAGAGAGGGTATTGATAGTCGCTCAAAATCTTGGATCCAACTGGTCATCCATATATTATGATAACTATGAACTATCAGGATATCAGCTGATTTCACCAGTTCTAGGCCTACTAGCTTACAATGCTGGAGACAACATAAATTTCAGCAGCCCATTTGAGCTCGGCATTCAAGCAGGCAAAGACCCTATTAAGATAGACTTTCGGAACACTACAAAGTTAAACGCTACAACGGGGATCATACCTTTGTGTGCTCGATTTGAACGCGATGGAAAGGTGACGCTAGCCAACCAAGCATCACCAAATGTATGTGTTTCCACAAGACAAGGGCACTTTGGCTTGGTCATCGAGTCACCATTGATGCCAATGAAAAAGCAG GTGAAGAAGAAAGCAAGAATGGAAGAGTTGGAAAGAAGAGCTTATGAAGAGGAAGCTCTGCAAGTATCAATGGTTGGACATGTGAGAGCTCCTACTGCATCTGTCACTCGAACAGTGCCTATAATCGAGCACGAGTATACACCTCCTCCCCATTGA